A single Cyclopterus lumpus isolate fCycLum1 chromosome 15, fCycLum1.pri, whole genome shotgun sequence DNA region contains:
- the LOC117744059 gene encoding gamma-aminobutyric acid receptor subunit pi, protein MALSVSGGTVFTILLISRLLENSMLNAEVKEGEILPPTIHKLMKGYNKYLRPFFDNGPVTVGMSLDIASIDTISEINMDYTATIFLRQRWTDERLVFEGNKSLSLDGRLVELLWVPDTFIVDSKKSFLHDITVENRLIRIFPNGTVLYALRITTTVACNMDLTKYPMDKQTCTLQLESWGYNINDVMFYWTRGNESVSGLDTLQLAQYTVEGHYTSVSEAVYETGNYPKLVFHFELRRSILYFILETYVPSSLLVVLSWVSFWISLSSVPARICIGVTTVLTMTTLMMGARTSLPNANCFIKAIDVYLGICFSFIFGALIEYAVAHFCSISHLDTHILMYGHHMHDLDDEMNGIITTISNHNRAKRRKEAAAAATPTPPPASLELTVTPSSPSGSEPKPEASPPKRTHWCLTALATIRKVLRSLYCCHVENPHHIDNYSRVTFPLSFVMVNLLYWTYYLYF, encoded by the exons gTTGTTAGAGAACTCGATGCTCAACGCAGaagtgaaggagggagagatTCTCCCTCCTACCATTCACAAGCTGATGAAAGGATACAACAAGTACCTCAGGCCTTTCTTTGACA ATGGTCCTGTAACAGTGGGTATGAGCCTGGACATCGCCAGCATTGACACTATCTCAGAGATCAACATG GACTACACCGCCACCATATTCCTCCGCCAGCGCTGGACGGACGAGCGCTTGGTGTTCGAGGGCAACAAGAGCCTGAGCCTGGACGGGCGGCTCGTGGAGCTGCTCTGGGTCCCGGACACCTTCATCGTCGACTCCAAGAAGTCCTTTCTCCACGACATCACCGTGGAGAACCGGCTGATACGCATCTTCCCCAACGGGACCGTCCTTTACGCACTGAG gaTCACCACCACAGTGGCTTGCAACATGGATCTGACCAAGTATCCCATGGACAAGCAGACCTGCACGCTGCAACTGGAGAGCT ggGGTTACAACATCAACGATGTCATGTTCTACTGGACCCGAGGAAACGAGTCCGTCAGCGGTTTAGACACCCTACAGCTGGCTCAGTACACAGTCGAGGGCCACTACACGTCCGTCTCAGAGGCCGTTTATGAGACCG GCAATTACCCAAAGCTGGTCTTCCACTTTGAGCTGAGGAGGAGCATTCTGTACTTCATCCTGGAGACTTACGTCCCCTCCAGCCTGCTCGTTGTCCTCTCGTGGGTTTCCTTCTGGATTTCCCTGTCCTCTGTTCCAGCTCGTATCTGTATAG GAGTGACCACAGTACTCACCATGACCACTCTGATGATGGGCGCTCGGACGTCACTGCCCAATGCCAATTGCTTCATCAAGGCCATTGATGTTTACCTGGGCATCTGCTTCAGCTTCATCTTCGGAGCGCTCATCGAGTACGCCGTGGCCCACTTCTGCTCCATCTCTCACCTCGACACACATATCCTCATG TACGGCCACCACATGCACGACCTAGACGACGAAATGAATGGCATCATCACCACAATCTCCAATCACAACCGGGCCAAGAGACGCAAGgaggccgccgccgccgccaccccGACCCCACCGCCCGCCTCCTTAGAACTCACTGTCACCCCGTCCAGCCCCTCTGGCAGCGAGCCTAAGCCCGAGGCGTCGCCCCCGAAGCGCACCCACTGGTGCCTCACCGCTCTAGCCACCATCCGCAAAGTGCTCCGCTCCCTATATTGCTGTCACGTGGAGAACCCCCACCACATAGACAACTACTCCAGAGTCACCTTCCCCCTCTCGTTTGTCATGGTCAACCTGCTCTACTGGACTTATTATCTGTACTTCTAG